From Penicillium psychrofluorescens genome assembly, chromosome: 6, one genomic window encodes:
- a CDS encoding uncharacterized protein (ID:PFLUO_009420-T1.cds;~source:funannotate) produces the protein MAVRSKPKGEDKAAKLRKQYPNSTIDVWPLDMASYDSIQAFTARAEKELVRLDIAILNAGLARGVFKTVPSTGHEETMQVNYLSTMLLAILLLPLLKNKSPVGSPGRLTIVTSMLSLTAKFANKNEIPLLKSFDDEKIFDRFDMYPTSKFLGQFFIWKLTDSVSADDVVMNLVEPGFVKGTELQRDVPFAVRVVLDLFKAATARSVKTGVSTYLDAAIAQESSHGSVLMNWEIIPYPSLLYTEDGKKIMERLWKETLEELSFVDVNSILKSL, from the exons ATGGCTGTTCGTTCAAAGCCCAAAGGTGAGGACAAAGCCGCGAAGCTACGGAAGCAGTATCCCAACTCCACGATTGATGTTTGGCCATTGGATATGGCTTCATACGATTCAATTCAAGCATTCACTGCCCGAGCTGAGAAAGAGCTAGTCCGGCTCGACATTGCCATCCTAAACGCTGGACTTGCCCGAGGGGTTTTCAAGACTGTGCCTTCTACTGGACATGAAGAGACCATGCAGGTCAATTATCTTTCGACAATGCTCCTGGCTATTCTCCTGCTCCCACTTCTGAAGAACAAATCTCCAGTCGGATCGCCGGGAAGATTGACCATCGTCACAAGCATGCTCTCCTTGACTGCCAAGTTTGCCAACAAGAACGAGATTCCACTTCTCAAGTCCTTTGATGACGAAAAGATCTTCGACCGCTTTGATATGTACCCAACTTCAAAATTCCTTGGGCAGTTTTTCATCTGGAAGCTCACGGACTCGGTGTCTGCAGACGACGTGGTGATGAACCTCGTGGAGCCCGGATTTGTTAAAGGCACGGAGCTGCAACGTGACGTGCCTTTTGCGGTCAGGGTTGTACTGGATTTATTCAAAGCTGCCACTGCTCGAAGTGTCAAGACCGGTGTTTCAACATACCTTGACGCTGCGATCGCCCAGGAGAGCTCTCACGGGTCTGTGCTTATGAACTGGGAGATTATTCC GTACCCCTCGCTCCTGTACACGGAGGACGGCAAGAAAATCATGGAAAGACTGTGGAAAGAGACGTTGGAAGAACTCAGCTTCGTTGATGTCAATAGTATCCTCAAATCCCTGTAA
- a CDS encoding uncharacterized protein (ID:PFLUO_009418-T1.cds;~source:funannotate) produces the protein MAGAKLRGKSLGRVIGVVGAVGFVLQGYDQAVANGLLTLGSFIAVFPQIDTVNTTGAQKSHNSTIQGTTVAIYEVGCAVGALVCAWLGDKLGRRKTIFLAGCIALVGIIIQASPFALGQLIAGRVITGLGVGGFTATIPMYVSESSGAGARGRMVLLEGWFAIGGIVLATWLEFGLFYVSNNSVSWRFPIAFQALFALVVVLCIPFLPESPRWLARSGRMEEAAEVLSRLEDVSVDSEHVAQELEIIRQSLFLDETDESSVSSSPFALTKNCHLQRTLIAITVNILAQMTGVNIITFYSDTIFQNDLHYSGTISRIITGCLQIWQFLAAGVAVLLIDRVGRRPLLIAAAAGMTVAQACLAGLSSDLGNKSAAGASLLFYFLALFCFPIGLFLVPFSYSAEIAPLRTRAKVTAMSASANWLFNFLIAEVTPIGFATIQWRYYIIYACISAFACAVFYLFCPETKGRTLEEIDDIFVQSKSVFDTVAVARKMPFQTEILAHVDETEKAEMKDERVENV, from the exons ATGGCTGGCGCCAAGCTTCGCGGGAAGTCTCTTGGCCGTGTCATCGGCGTCGTCGGTGCCGTCGGATTTGTGCTACAGGGCTACGACCAGGCTGTTGCTAATGGTCTATTGACATTGGGGTCTTTCATCGCTGTTTTCCCACAAATCGATACCGTCAACACCACGGGTGCACAAAAGTCTCACAATAGCACTATTCAGG GTACGACGGTCGCTATCTATGAAGTCGGGTGCGCTGTTGGCGCTTTAGTCTGCGCCTGGCTGGGAGACAAACTTGGGCGTCGCAAGACAATTTTCCTGGCTGGCTGCATCGCTCTGGTTGGCATTATTATTCAGGCGAGTCCGTTTGCGCTTGGCCAGCTTATCGCCGGTAGAGTTATTACTG GCTTGGGTGTTGGTGGATTCACCGCTACAATCCCTATGTACGTTTCTGAATCGTCCGGAGCAGGAGCCCGTGGGCGCATGGTTCTACTCGAGGGGTGGTTTGCAATTGGTGGTATCGTCCTCGCCACCTGGCTGGAATTTGGCCTCTTTTATGTCAGCAACAACTCTGTCAGCTGGCGCTTCCCAATTGCGTTTCAGGCACTCTTTGCGCTCGTTGTCGTGCTGTGCATCCCATTTTTGCCGGAATCTCCCCGTTGGCTCGCCCGCAGTGGTCGGATGGAAGAAGCGGCAGAGGTGCTATCCCGTTTAGAAGATGTGTCTGTCGATTCGGAGCATGTCGCTCAGGAGTTGGAGATCATCCGCCAGTCGCTCTTTCTCGACGAGACTGATGAGTCGTCGGTTTCGAGTTCGCCTTTTGCGCTTACGAAGAATTGTCACTTACAGCGCACTTTGATCGCTATTACCGTCAACATCCTCGCCCAGATGACTGGCGTTAACATCATTACCTTCTATTCCGACACCATCTTCCAAAATGATCTGCACTATTCCGGTACGATTTCCCGCATCATCACGGGATGTCTCCAAATCTGGCAATTCCTTGCAGCAGGTGTGGCCGTTCTGCTCATTGACCGCGTCGGACGTCGCCCTCTGCTCATCGCTGCGGCTGCCGGCATGACCGTCGCACAGGCCTGTTTGGCTGGTCTTTCTTCCGACCTTGGTAACAAGTCGGCCGCCGGCGCGTCTCTTCTGTTCTATTTCCTTGCGCTGTTCTGCTTCCCGATCGGACTATTCCTCGTTCCGTTCTCATATTCGGCCGAGATCGCGCCGTTGCGCACTCGTGCAAAGGTCACCGCCATGTCGGCGTCGGCAAATTGGCTCTTCAACTTTCTCATCGCAGAGGTGACGCCAATTGGATTTGCCACTATCCAGTGGCGGTACTATATCATTTACGCGTGCATCAGCGCATTTGCCTGTGCTGTGTTCTACCTGTTCTGCCCCGAGACCAAAGGTCGAACGCTCGAGGAAATTGATGACATCTTTGTTCAGTCCAAGTCCGTGTTTGATACTGTGGCTGTCGCCCGGAAGATGCCATTCCAGACAGAAATCTTGGCACACGTCGATGAAACCGAAAaggccgagatgaaggatgAGCGGGTTGAAAATGTGTAA
- a CDS encoding uncharacterized protein (ID:PFLUO_009416-T1.cds;~source:funannotate), whose protein sequence is MSSAHQRLNQVSSHLGGKKGAAALTEKHPDDIVVTCALRTALTKGGKGGFKDTAAADLLAGVFKAVVDKSGIDPKAVEDVAVGSVLPPGGGATEFRAAALVAGFPETTAVKSLNRQCSSGLQAIVDIANALKSGMIDVGIGAGVESMSSQYGPGAVTEFSDLLENHMEAANCKVPMGVLSENMAKDRNVTRASQDAFAAASYQKALKAQKAGLFDEEIAPLEVKWTDPKSGEEKTITVKADDGIREGITAESLGKIRPAFAKDGSIHAGNASQISDGAAAVLLMKRSTAERLGQKIIGKYVAASVVGVKPLLMGIGPWAAIPIALEKAGITKEDVDIYEINEAFASQCVWCANELGIPQEKINPKGGAIAFGHPLGCTGSRQVSTLLTELSRTSKKIGVTSMCVGTGMGMAAVWVAE, encoded by the exons ATGTCTTCAG CCCACCAGCGCCTCAACCAGGTTTCCTCCCACCTCGGTGGCAAGAAAGGAGCGGCCGCCCTCACCGAGAAGCACCCCGATGATATTGTCGTGACCTGCGCCCTCCGCACTGCCCTCACCAAGGGTGGCAAGGGTGGCTTCAAGGacaccgctgccgccgacCTGCTGGCCGGTGTCTTCAAGGCCGTCGTCGACAAGAGTGGCATCGACCccaaggccgtcgaggatgtggcCGTTGGCTCCGTCCTCCCTCCCGGCGGTGGCGCGACCGAGTTCCGTGCCGCTGCTCTCGTGGCTGGTTTCCCCGAGACTACCGCCGTCAAGAGTCTGAATCGCCAGTGCTCCAGCGGTCTACAAGCAATTGTAGATATTGCCAACGCCCTCAAGTCCGGCATGATCGATGTCGGCATCGGTGCCGGTGTTGAGAGCATGTCCTCTCAATACGGACCGGGCGCCGTGACTGAGTTCTCGGACCTGCTCGAGAACCACATGGAGGCGGCCAACTGCAAGGTGCCCATGGGTGTCCTGTCAGAGAACATGGCCAAGGACCGCAACGTCACCCGTGCGTCGCAGGACGCTTTCGCGGCGGCTTCGTACCAGAAGGCCctcaaggcccagaaggccgGCCTTTtcgacgaggagattgcCCCGCTCGAGGTCAAGTGGACCGACCCCAAATctggcgaggagaagaccatcaccgtcaaggCTGACGACGGTATCCGCGAGGGTATCACTGCCGAGTCGCTGGGCAAGATCCGCCCTGCGTTCGCCAAGGACGGCTCCATCCACGCCGGAAATGCCTCTCAGATCTCCGACGGTGCCGCTGCCGTCCTGCTCATGAAGCGGTCCACCGCCGAACGCCTGggccagaagatcatcggCAAGTACGTCGCTGCGAGCGTCGTCGGCGTCAAGCCCCTGCTTATGGGTATTGGTCCTTGGGCggccatccccatcgccctggagaaggccggcATCACTAAGGAGGATGTCGACATCTAcgagatcaacgaggcctTTGCATCGCAGTGTGTGTGGTGTGCCAACGAGCTCGGCATTCcccaggagaagatcaacccCAAGGGCGGAGCCATTGCCTTCGGGCACCCACTTGGCTGCACCGGTTCTCGGCAGGTGAGCACGCTTCTGACCGAGCTCAGCCGGACGAGCAAGAAGATTGGCGTCACCAGCATGTGTGTCGGTACTGGCATGGGTATGGCCGCCGTCTGGGTTGCCGAGTAA
- a CDS encoding uncharacterized protein (ID:PFLUO_009413-T1.cds;~source:funannotate), translating to MAATVPPANDDPGTLDPVYSDQDAEGEEETDLYQMDQQLQDAVHRAYSGEVAEENGNDEVAGQTKESASSLENDDSDVVGAVKIRDGDTSYLSEDADAEADADPAFEDRSDHGSNSEPSDQESDAEEDWDAESNDRDEADGDARSRANCIFCNQDEEHDPSEDYEEYLTCAVCGDHSHRQCAREQDAFHDKEDPWKCPTCVYNKLEPDPAGIQHKAPSLPKELLPAHSGSKGPGFHSIFDAPDVNDSLLNSSRSLRKRKASSLEAEEEHAPVLRKRRRQSLLRPDHPDLQDPALEEGEEIADTDTLSNAATRPVRSRRTRGADRETVRVVSQQVGKLVIGFRLDHNKVSKVLSAPSRPLRKKKKNPKPPPVAGAHAHFAAIPPTPYAPVFTPFHDREIDDSKSKPYGGILSEAEQDTSKTVPTQSDRERFEVARQKAEDEWQRKVREAELNGEATPTASAKVSGPPSKIKYINFGGFEIETWYAAPYPEEYSRNRVLYICEFCLKYMNSDYVAWRHKLKCPAKNPPGDEIYRDGSISIFEVDGRKNPVYCQNLCLLAKLFLGSKTLYYDVEPFLFYVMTEYDDLGCHFVGYFSKEKRPSSANNVSCILTLPIHQRKGYGNLLIDFSYLLTRIEGKNGSPEKPLSDMGLVSYRNYWRLILSYQLRDLKSPVSIADLSDRTGMTADDLVSALEGLRALVRDPITKTYAFRLDHKYFQEVIDGWESKGYVTLNPDALLWTPYIMGRSNQSQFDRAPMHAVAPREDPDEEEEEEEEAEINGDSVSMVNGTNGTGFAEPAGPPSTSGLDHPDGLHKSPSPGSSEALSNPANGIPPSRFELWPPVQAPPPPKRKPGRPFGSFKKNRHSMTPTTNRISGRSTPRRGSQLPMGTPTSAGMRRGRRALLIDSPSDEATPTQVNGIEAEEADLEEAVVDSNAEELVDGISDADGQALEDVSGADDADDGPAETNGHLEEVEDEEQEGPQTPSKSTSRSPHTPTRNGSKGEPTEDSPRLSRSVNRKALVEKIQVVIPASEHSTTPRHEGKSDRKMADTNGIDSDEDADADAEADADFDVDGDVVMET from the exons ATGGCGGCGACCGTGCCGCCGGCGAATGACGATCCGGGCACACTTGACCCCGTCTACAGCGaccaggatgccgagggcgaggaggagacAGATCTGTATCAGATGGACCAGCAGTTGCAGGATGCGGTCCACCGAGCCTATTCCGGAGAGGTCGCGGAGGAAAACGGGAATGATGAGGTGGCCGGCCAAACCAAAGAGTCGGCATCATCCCTCGAAAATGACGACTCCGACGTGGTTGGGGCCGTAAAAATCCGTGATGGGGACACATCTTATCTCAGTGAGGATGCGGACGCGGAGGCAGATGCCGATCCCGCATTTGAAGACCGGAGTGACCATGGATCCAACTCAGAGCCGAGCGACCAAGAGTCAGATGCGGAGGAAGACTGGGATGCTGAGAGCAATGACCGCGACGAGGCGGATGGAGATGCGCGCAGCCGCGCGAATTGCAT ATTTTGTAACCAGGATGAGGAGCACGACCCCAGTGAGGATTACGAGGAATATCTGACTTGCGCTGTTTGTGGCGATCACT CCCATCGGCAATGCGCCCGCGAGCAAGATGCATTCCATGACAAAGAAG ATCCCTGGAAATGTCCCACCTGTGTTTACAACAAACTGGAGCCCGATCCTGCGGGGATACAACACAAAGCCCCGAGTTTGCCAAAGGAGCTCCTACCTGCACATAGTGGATCCAAAGGTCCAGGGTTTCACTCTATCTTTGATGCGCCAGATGTCAATGATAGTTTACTCAACAGCTCACGGTCGTTGCGAAAGAGGAAAGCTTCATCCTTggaagcggaggaggagcaTGCTCCCGTGCTCCGCAAAAGACGCCGACAAAGTTTGCTTCGACCTGATCATCCCGACCTGCAGGACCCAGCCttggaagagggagaggagatcGCCGACACCGACACACTCTCCAACGCTGCGACCCGCCCTGTGCGTTCTCGGCGCACTCGTGGCGCCGACCGAGAGACCGTCCGCGTCGTCTCTCAACAGGTCGGGAAATTAGTTATTGGATTCCGACTCGACCACAACAAGGTGTCGAAAGTCTTGAGTGCTCCCAGTCGACCACTacggaaaaagaagaagaatcccAAGCCGCCCCCCGTTGCTGGAGCCCACGCTCACTTTGCCGCCATTCCTCCCACACCTTACGCCCCCGTGTTCACCCCGTTCCACGATCGGGAAATCGACGATTCCAAATCCAAGCCATATGGTGGCATTCTATCCGAGGCCGAACAGGACACCTCCAAGACCGTTCCGACACAATCTGACCGTGAACGATTCGAGGTCGCTCGCCAAAAAGCCGAAGATGAATGGCAGCGAAAAGTTCGAGAGGCCGAGCTTAATGGCGAGGCCACTCCCACCGCGTCGGCGAAGGTGTCGGGTCCTCCCTCGAAGATCAAGTACATCAACTTTGGTGGCTTTGAGATCGAGACTTGGTACGCCGCACCTTACCCGGAAGAGTACAGCCGCAATCGGGTGCTCTATATCTGCGAATTTTGCCTGAAGTACATGAACTCGGACTATGTTGCCTGGCGTCACAAACTCAAGTGCCCAGCCAAGAATCCCCCTGGCGACGAGATTTACCGGGACGGTTCAATCTCGATCTTCGAGGTTGACGGACGGAAGAATCCCGTCTACTGTCAAAACCTGTGTCTTCTTGCCAAACTCTTCCTGGGTTCAAAGACATTGTACTATGATGTCGAGCCTTTCCTTTTCTATGTCATGACCGAGTACGACGACCTGGGCTGCCACTTTGTGGGCTACTTCAGCAAAGAGAAACGACCAAGCTCGGCGAATAATGTCTCCTGCATTCTCACCCTTCCCATTCATCAGCGCAAAGGCTACGGCAACCTTCTCATCGACTTCTCATACCTCCTCACACGCATCGAAGGCAAGAATGGATCACCCGAGAAACCACTCTCCGACATGGGCTTGGTGTCATACCGGAACTACTGGCGTCTGATCCTGTCTTATCAGCTGCGTGACCTGAAAAGCCCGGTCAGCATCGCCGATTTGTCTGATCGAACCGGCATGACGGCAGATGATCTTGTGTCCGCATTGGAGGGCTTACGGGCACTCGTGCGAGATCCCATCACTAAAACATATGCGTTCCGTCTCGACCACAAGTATTTCCAGGAAGTCATTGATGGCTGGGAAAGCAAGGGCTACGTAACACTCAACCCTGACGCGTTACTCTGGACTCCATACATCATGGGCCGCAGCAACCAATCACAATTTGACCGTGCGCCCATGCACGCGGTCGCGCCCCGAGAGGAtcccgacgaggaggaggaagaggaagaagaggcagaaaTCAACGGTGACTCGGTGTCGATGGTGAACGGGACGAATGGAACTGGTTTCGCGGAGCCCGCAGGACCACCGTCAACATCTGGCCTCGACCATCCAGATGGTCTGCACAAATCCCCTTCGCCCGGCAGCTCAGAAGCCCTCTCTAATCCCGCCAACGGCATTCCTCCCTCTCGATTCGAACTCTGGCCTCCCGTCCAGGCCCCACCGCCTCCAAAACGCAAACCTGGCCGTCCTTTCGGTAGCTTCAAAAAGAATCGACACTCGATGACACCCACGACCAACCGCATAAGCGGTCGCAGCACGCCTCGACGAGGTTCCCAGCTCCCGATGGGAACTCCCACTAGCGCTGGTATGCGTCGTGGTCGGAGGGCGTTGCTTATAGACTCCCCCTCAGACGAAGCGACTCCTACGCaggtcaatggcatcgaAGCAGAAGAGGCAGATCTCGAGGAGGCGGTAGTGGATTCGAATGCCGAGGAACTTGTGGACGGCATATCCGATGCAGACGGACAAGCCCTAGAGGATGTCAGTGGTGCCGACGACGCGGACGACGGACCCGCCGAGACGAACGGCCACCTcgaagaagtggaagacgaggagcaggaagggCCACAGACTCCCTCCAAGTCAACATCCCGATCTCCCCACACCCCAACCCGCAACGGTTCAAAAGGTGAACCCACCGAGGACTCACCCCGATTATCTCGCTCCGTCAACCGCAAAGCcctggtggagaagatccaagTGGTGATCCCCGCTTCCGAGCACAGCACCACCCCACGCCACGAAGGCAAATCCGACCGCAAAATGGCAGACACGAACGGCATTGACTCTGACGAAGACGCagatgccgatgccgaggccgacgccgactTCGATGTGGATGGGGATGTCGTGATGGAGACATGA
- a CDS encoding uncharacterized protein (ID:PFLUO_009417-T1.cds;~source:funannotate), translating to MALARRLAVLPGGLGGLGTSIGKKLRDQGARLAILYAPFEAARRDQILESTYGEIANRDDVRSYECDITSPESVQSAFTNLEKDMVAPSSSALAERAFPSILINTAGYVSLSDMELTPPEETVKHLNTNILGPMLCSQAFARLYFAASKVAESSTSPPPPGRIVSISSQAAHAALHRHGAYCASKAGLMGLTRSMASEWAGRGITSNTVSPTVAWTALGKKAWGEESVREAFLKTIPTGKFALPEEVADAVVFLCQDSSGMINGADIRVDGGFTIR from the exons ATGGCACTCGCTCGCAGGCTTGCAGTTCTTCCAGGAGGCTTGGGCGGACTGGGAACGAGCATAGGCAAGAAACTACGGGATCAAGGAGCTCGTCTTGCCATTCTCTATGCACCTTTCGAAGCTGCACGTCGagaccagatcctcgagtCCACCTACGGTGAAATAGCCAACAGAGACGATGTCCGCTCGTATGAATGCGATATCACTTCTCCAGAATCCGTCCAGTCGGCATTCACCAATTTAGAAAAGGATATGGTCGccccatcatcttcggccttGGCCGAGAGGGCCTTTCCCAGCATTCTTATCAATACCGCTGGATACGTCTCCTTGAGCGACATGGAATTAACACCTCCCGAGGAGACGGTCAAGCATCTCAATACCAACATCCTCGGCCCAATGCTCTGCTCCCAGGCCTTTGCGCGGCTCTATTTTGCGGCATCCAAGGTTGCCGAGTCTTCGACTAGTCCTCCGCCTCCGGGCCGGATTGTCAGTATCTCGTCCCAAGCTGCCCATGCTGCACTACACCGGCATGGCGCGTACTGTGCTTCCAAGGCAGGGCTTATGGGCCTGACCCGCAGCATGGCCTCTGAGTGGGCGGGGCGGGGAATCACGTCCAACACCGTGTCCCCCACTGTTGCCTGGACGGCTCTTGGAAAGAAGGCTTGGGGAGAAGAATCCGTACGAGAGGCGTTTTTGAAAACAATCCCGACTGGCAAGTTTGCTTTGCCGGAAGAAGTCGCCGATGCCGTTGTCTTCCTGTGTCAG GATTCAAGTGGCATGATCAACGGGGCAGATATCAGAGTGGATGGCGGTTTTACAATCAGGTGA
- a CDS encoding uncharacterized protein (ID:PFLUO_009414-T1.cds;~source:funannotate) has translation MTIQHPKYTDDRLETYLQRIEYPRAAPIERDGSWVQQVRGGVKTDPLHTLAHLQRCHLAAIPWGNSGLHYSQSHTISLDPDSLYEKMVERRLDGYCMETSGLFFVVLRSLGYRVYATGGRVSHAAASSGGVDDGLYLPLGHMILIVIIDGEKYMVDVGFGNNGATAPIPLREGATATCIAPSEMQLVRDSLAEFMDKDQKVWIYQTRNNAESNWVPSICFAEAEFLPQDFGVMNFSASQTRTSWFTQVFVCIRMILDQSGTEVIGQYMMVDKEVKRRVRGQTEVLQVLHSEEDRIEALAKYFDMHLRDSEIRGIRGLASELK, from the exons ATGACAATCCAACATCCAAAATACACCGACGACCGGCTGGAGACATACCTACAGCGCATCGAATACCCGCGCGCAGCACCAATAGAAAGAGATGGCAGTTGGGTACAACAAGTCCGGGGAGGCGTCAAGACCGATCCCCTCCACACCCTAGCACACCTACAGAGATGCCATCTCGCCGCTATTCCCTGGGGCAACTCCGGGCTGCACTATTCGCAGAGCCACACCATCTCGCTGGATCCGGACAGTCTCTATGAAAAGATGGTGGAGCGGCGACTGGATGGGTATTGCATGGAGACCTCGGGACTCTTTTTTGTGGTCCTCCGCTCCCTGGGATACCGTGTGTATGCGACTGGGGGACGGGTGAGCCATGCAGCGGCTTCGTCTGGAGGGGTGGATGATGGATTGTATTTGCCGCT CGGACACATGATTTTGATTGTGATCATTGATGGAGAGAAGTACATG GTTGATGTCGGGTTCGGGAACAACGGCGCCACGGCGCCAATACCACTACGAGAAGGCGCAACAGCTACATGCATCGCACCATCCGAGATGCAGTTGGTGCGAGACAGTCTCGCTGAATTCATGGACAAGGACCAAAAAGTTTGGATCTACCAGACAAGAAACAACGCCGAGAGCAACTGGGTGCCGAGTATCTGCTTCGCGGAGGCGGAGTTCCTGCCGCAGGATTTCGGGGTGATGAACTTCTCCGCCAGTCAGACGCGCACGAGCTGGTTCACGCAGGTGTTTGTCTGCATTCGCATGATTCTGGATCAGAGCGGCACGGAGGTTATCGGACAGTACATGATGGTGGACAAGGAAGTCAAGCGTAGGGTGCGTGGGCAGACGGAGGTTTTGCAGGTGCTGCACTCGGAAGAGGATCGGATTGAGGCCCTGGCTAAGTACTTTGATATGCATCTGCGGGATAGTGAAATCCGAGGGATCCGGGGGTTGGCCTCGGAGCTTAAATAG
- a CDS encoding uncharacterized protein (ID:PFLUO_009415-T1.cds;~source:funannotate), which yields MPNLNNVLETLAENYSACDVSDALLKIQHVPEGSTVRAGYLADLVPFSPLVGRNATVPRVAAPATTFKFVAKASTVPPLTIATNENHSFPPGKHWVDYAGDYEATHSPGVGSIVVIEQPEGQYCAVTGGIMATRMKFLGIKAAVIGGRVRDLKELSGTGLPVWARGTSTVGTNAEAKPAARNVPISIGGLTVSPGDIVFCDPLEGVVVIPRELLGPVMEIMPRLTRMDEKAKQAVAQGMSVTEAFTTFRSPL from the exons ATGCCGAATCTGAACAACGTCCTTGAGACGTTGGCGGAGAACTATTCGGCTTGTGAT GTATCAGATGCTCTGCTCAAGATTCAACATGTCCCTGAGGGCAGCACAGTGCGGGCGGGATACTTGGCTGATTTAG TCCCCTTCTCTCCGCTAGTCGGCCGCAACGCAACAGTCCCCAGGGTCGCCGCGCCAGCAACAACCTTCAAGTTCGTAGCCAAGGCCTCAACCGTCCCTCCATTGACCATCGCAACAAACGAAAACCACAGCTTCCCTCCCGGAAAGCATTGGGTTGACTACGCAGGCGACTACGAAGCAACTCATTCACCGGGGGTAGGCTCCATCGTAGTCATCGAGCAGCCCGAGGGTCAGTACTGTGCCGTCACGGGTGGGATCATGGCGACGCGCATGAAGTTCCTTGGGATCAAGGCTGCCGTTATTGGCGGAAGAGTGAGGGATTTGAAGGAGTTGTCAGGGACGGGATTGCCG GTCTGGGCTCGTGGCACTTCGACTGTTGGCACGAATGCGGAGGCGAAGCCTGCTGCTCGCAATGTGCCTATTTCCATTGGGGGCCTCACTGTTTCTCCG GGAGATATTGTTTTCTGTGATCCGCTGGAAGGCGTCGTGGTTATTCCCCGCGAGCTGCTGGGTCCGGTCATGGAGATTATGCCGAGACTGACTCGCATGGATGAAAAGGCTAAGCAGGCTGTTGCGCAGGGGATGAGTGTTACTGAAGCCTTTACGACTTTCCGGTCGCCATTATAG
- a CDS encoding uncharacterized protein (ID:PFLUO_009419-T1.cds;~source:funannotate) — protein MVDRNPLLESEPYNSDLTEQASASEDMGTPGGDAEMPFIFIDGMGKAETDKRKLIRKYVMLGKNRGKTRKAKRTASPNPEDSNKYQDGSSDLVIKMQYPRIPDKVGNDLSFTRLAAPVEPALMQDVLKCEQTTSVHSHLGMTLIWNKS, from the exons ATGGTTGACCGCAACCCTCTGCTTGAATCTGAGCCGTACAACTCGGACTTAACAGAGCAAGCCTCGGCATCCGAAGACATGGGTACTCCTGGAGGAGATG CCGAGATGCCATTTATCTTCATCGACGGCATGGGCAAAGCGGAGACTGACAAGCGAAAGCTAATCAGAAAATACGTGATGCTGGGCAAGAATCGCGGCAAGACTCGTAAGGCAAAGCGAACAGCCTCACCAAACCCGGAGGACTCCAATAAATATCAAGATGGGTCGTCAGATCTGGTGATCAAAATGCAATATCCCAGGATCCCTGATAAAGTCGGCAATGACCTTTCCTTCACACGACTCGCTGCCCCAGTCGAACCGGCGTTGATGCAGGACGTGCTAAAATGTGAGCAAACTACCTCAGTGCATTCTCATTTGGGCATGACTCTTATCTGGAATAAATCTTAG